Below is a window of Halococcus hamelinensis 100A6 DNA.
GACTTCGGTCGAATACGAGTCCTACGAATCACTCGGGGTCAGGCCGACCTCGATCCACAAGTCGAAGACCGACCACAAGGCCGCTGTTTTTGCACTCGCCGACGGGATAACCGCCGACATGCGACACAGCGAAGAGACCGAAACGGTCCCCGCGGCCGCCGACTGACGACTCGCGCCGGTTCTGCCGCTCGTCCACTGTCGAGCGACAGCGCCGCCCTTACTCCTCGAGGAGCTCGTCGAAATCGGGGAGCATACCGCCGTCAGCCGCGGGTCCGTTCTCCTCCTCCGAGCCGTCGTCTTCCGTCGTCTCGGATTCGTCTTCTGTCGTCTCGGATTCGTCGTCGGCGTCGAGCACCTC
It encodes the following:
- a CDS encoding UPF0058 family protein → MKKQELIHLHGLLAEVRKHHEARTGTSVEYESYESLGVRPTSIHKSKTDHKAAVFALADGITADMRHSEETETVPAAAD